One part of the Streptomyces ferrugineus genome encodes these proteins:
- a CDS encoding FHA domain-containing protein — MPLSASLARGVAPGTPGTLHARTVTGELSAPPRPGLTVRFGRGEKPDVDLGVGVDDLRVSRRHGELTYRQGMWWLRNTGQQLVRLPRGQMMHLATEPIPLATGYTPLFVKGSGYREHLVELYVAGHDDQGPVSRRQAETIRPETWALDDDERLLLVILGQRYLLYEEEPRPMTYAVAAKQLKYLRPDDNWTERRIEHRIEVVRHRLHRTGFRYPLLHDKSQGRPGDNSLLHNLIKGLVESTTLVPPDLDLMEDDAPWPE, encoded by the coding sequence ATGCCCCTCTCCGCCAGCCTCGCGCGTGGTGTCGCGCCCGGCACGCCCGGGACCCTGCACGCCCGTACGGTCACCGGTGAACTCAGCGCCCCGCCCCGCCCGGGGCTGACGGTCCGCTTCGGGCGCGGTGAGAAGCCCGATGTGGACCTGGGCGTCGGCGTGGACGACCTGCGAGTGAGCCGCCGCCACGGTGAGTTGACGTACCGTCAGGGAATGTGGTGGCTGCGCAACACCGGGCAGCAGCTCGTCCGGCTGCCACGCGGCCAGATGATGCACCTCGCCACCGAGCCGATCCCGCTCGCCACCGGCTACACCCCGCTGTTCGTGAAGGGCTCCGGCTACCGCGAGCACCTGGTCGAGCTGTATGTGGCCGGCCACGACGACCAGGGGCCGGTGTCGCGCCGGCAGGCCGAGACCATCCGACCGGAGACCTGGGCGCTCGACGACGACGAACGGCTGCTCCTGGTCATCCTCGGCCAGCGGTATCTGCTGTACGAGGAGGAACCGCGGCCCATGACCTACGCCGTGGCCGCCAAGCAGCTCAAGTACCTGCGCCCGGACGACAACTGGACCGAGCGCAGGATCGAGCACCGCATCGAGGTCGTACGCCACCGCCTGCACCGCACCGGCTTCCGGTACCCCCTGCTGCACGACAAGTCACAGGGCCGCCCCGGCGACAACAGCCTGCTGCACAACCTGATCAAGGGGCTCGTCGAGTCGACGACGCTCGTGCCGCCGGACCTGGACCTGATGGAGGACGACGCGCCCTGGCCCGAGTAG